A region of the Flavobacteriaceae bacterium MAR_2010_188 genome:
GTCCATTTTCTTGGGACTTCGCAGCCTTCATCTGACTGTTAAAAGCAAATTTATCTTGGTCTTCTCGTGAAATATTATACTTCTCAACCAGATTTTCGGCCGTGTTACCCATGCCATCCGTTCCGTATAATTCTTCCATTTTTGGATTAACAAATCGCCATCCAAAACTTGAATCGTACATTTCTGAATCGTTGCCAAAAGCGGAAGCAGACTTGGAAATCACGTATGGTCCTCTGGTCATATTTTCTACACCACCAGCAATAAAAATATCTCCGTCACCAGCCTTAATCGCTCTATTGGCATGGATTATTGCTGAAAGTCCCGAACTGCATAGTCTATTTATAGTTTCACCTGGTACACTAAATGGAAGTCCGGCCAATAGTGAAGCCATTCTGGCAACATTGCGGTTATCTTCTCCCGCTTGGTTTGCACAACCGAGAATTACATCATCGTAAGCATCTTTAGGAATAGTTGGATTTCTCTTGACGATTTCTTTAATCACCATGGCACCCAAATCATCCGTCCTCACTGCCGAAAGCGTTCCTTTGTAGTTTCCTAACGGAGTTCTTATTCCGTCTATTATATATGCTTCTTTCACAATTAGTTTTTGGTTTTTAGTTTTCAGTTGTTAGTGGTTGTTCTTCTCTAACGTCTTTGTTCTGAAATCTCTATTCTTTAATCGATCTCCCAATCCTTTGATGTTCGATAGACTACACCTTTAAAAAGTGCAACTAATTCATTCCCTCTTTTAACTTCCACAATATTAAAACCAAGTTTATTATTGACCTTTTCTATAACAGATTCGGCCTCTAAATAATCGCCTTCGTTTAAAGCTTCAATATGATTGATACTCGTTTCAATAGAAACCGCGTATTTACCATGAGTGTTGGCACAAAAACCAAAAGCAGTATCCGCTAATGAATAGCTGATTCCGCCATGGGCTTTGTTCATACTATTCAACATTTCTTTTCTAACGGTTAGACCCACTTTACATCTACCCAATTGACATTCTAAAATCTCAATTCCCAGCCATTGACTAAAGGGATCTTGCGATAGCATTTTTTCAGGGATGAGGCTTCCTTTTAAAGGCATTAGGTATTTGGGATTAGGGATTAGTTTTTTCTTTTCTCTCTAAAATTTTCTTTCTTAGAGAAGATAGCATTTTTGTTAATTCTGAAATCAGTTTTCTGTTTTCTTCATCTTCTTCAAAAGTAATATATAACCTTCTTTTGCCTTTTGTACTGCAACTTACACATTCATTTGCGCTATATATTGCGTAATTTAAATGCTTAACGAATTGTGCATCTGAACCAGGATTGCCCTCTGCAATATTTAAAGCTATTGAATCCGCAGCTCTTCGGAACTGCGAGGACAAAGCATATAATTCATAAGCCGGAAACTTTTTAACAAAACCATCAACTACTTCACCAAAATCTATGGCTTTTTGATACACCTGTAAATCTTCAAATTTAAAATGATAGCTACTATCCATACTAATGCCTAATGCCTAATGCCCTATTTGAAAAACCTACTACCACTATTAAGCATACTCCTCAATAGCGGACTACAGCGATATCGATCTTCTCGATAGGTTTCATATAATGAATCTATTGTATTAACACACCAATCAATTCCTTTTTCATTTGCCCAAGCCAATAGACCTTTTGGATAATTAACCCCTTTGGTCATGGCATTGTCGATATCTTCTGCCGAGGCGATATTCCAAAATAGAGCATCGGCTGCTTCATTAATCAACATTACAAGGATTCTATTGAAAATTTCTGTTTTTAGTTCTGGTCCGGCATTCATTGCACTTCTTACCACGATTTTACCAGCTTCATCATAGTCATAATAACCTTTTCCGGATTTTCTTCCAAGGTAACCGGCTTCTGCAAATCTTTTTTGGGTAAAGGAGGGCCTATATCTGGGGTCGTAGTAGAAGGCTTCAAATACAGTTTCGGTAACCGTATAGTTAATGTCGTTCCCAATAAAATCCATCAATTCAAAAGGTCCCATTTTAAATCCGCCCAAATCCCGCATACTCATATCGATAGTCTCAATATCTGCAATCCCTTCCTCATAGATCCGTAAAGACTCACCATAAAAAGGACGCGCCACTCTATTGACGATAAATCCTGGTGTATCCTTGGCCACCGCCACGGTCTTGCCCCAACTTTTAATTGTTTCAATAACAGCATCTAAAACTACTTCCGAAGTCTGTATGGCCGGAATCACTTCAACCAGCTTCATTAAAGGTGCTGGATTAAAAAAATGTATCCCTAAACACCGTGCTGGTCTATTTAGACTTGCTGCAATTGAGGCAATTGAGAGACTAGATGTATTAGAAGCAATGATACACTTATCAGAAACTATATTTTCTAAATCTGAAAAGACTTTTTGCTTAATATCAAGGTTTTCGATTATGGCTTCAATGATTAAATCCGAATTCTTTAAGGCAGTTAAATGTTCAGAATATTCAATATTTCCTTGAATCCGGTTCTTTTCATTTTCATCGATTCTTCCTTTCTCAATTAATCGTAACAGAACCTTTTCCAAATTTGCTTTAGACATTCCTAGAGCAGCATTATTGGTATCAAAAACCAGAACTTTACAGTCCGCAGTAGCCGCAACTTGCGCAATGCCACTGCCCATAGTTCCTGCTCCAATTACTCCAACAAATTGGATTGTTGATTGCTGATTTTTGATCGTTGATTGTTGATTTTCTGTCATTTAATCCTTAAAAGTCTTGGTTCTTGGTTCTGGTTTCTAAAACGGCAAGTTGCTTAAATCGACATTCCCGCCAGAAATGATTATCCCGATTTTTTTATTTTGAAATCTTTGCTTTTCTTTCATCAAGGCTGCAAATGGAACGGCGCTTGAAGGTTCGATGATAATCTTCATCCTTTCCCAAATAAGTTTCATCGCTTTAATGATTTCTTCTTCTTCAACCGTTATAATTTCCTTTATTTCATCTTTTATAATCGGAAAATTTCTATCTCCGAGATTGGTCCTCAGTCCATCCGCAATTGTTTCTGCAGTTTCATTGGTTTCAATTTCACCACTTTTAAGGGAGCGATAGGCATCATCTGCATTGCTAGGCTCTGTGCCAATGACTTCACATTTATCTGAAAAATACTTTACAGCTAATGCAGAACCTGCGATTAGGCCACCGCCGCCAACAGGGACGAATATATAATCGAGGTCTGCTTGTTCCATCAACAATTCCATAGCCGCAGTACCTTGACCGTAAATCACTTCGTCATCGTTTGAAGGATGTATAAATGTTGCTCCTTTTTCAGTTCTAACCTTTTCTGCCATTGCTTCGCGCGCTGCAGCAGTAGATTCACTTTCAATAATTTCACCACCATAACCTGCAACCGCGTATTTCTTCACCAATGGCGCATTTTTCGGCATAACGATATAGGCTTTTACTCCTATTTTTCTAGCCGCCAAGGATAAAGCTTGAGCAAAATTTCCAGAAGAATGGGTTACTACTCCTTTTTCTCTGTCCTCTTCAGAAAGTTGTAAAATAGCGTTTGTAGCACCCCGCATTTTATACGCGCCCATTTTTTGAAAGTTTTCACACTTAAAAAAAACCTCTGCACCTACCATTTCATTTAGGAGCATCGATGATAAAACAGTGGTATTGTGGATGTATGGCTTTATCCGTTCATGTACTTCTAACATTACTTCTTTGGTCATCTACTTTCCTTTAAAATTAGGTTTTCTCTTTTCTATAAAGGCCGAAACTCCTTCTTTGTAATCTTCACTTTGGGCAGCTTCAATTTGAAACTTGGACTCCAAGTCCAGCTGACTTACCAATCCATTGGTCATCGATTGATTCAAAAGATGCTTAATCATACCTAATGCTTTAGTTGGAAGGTTTGCTAGTTTATTTGCAATTTCGTCAACTTCATTATTGTAATTTTCAGCGGAAAGCACCTTGTAAATCATCCCAATTCTTTCTGCTTCAGTGGCATTAATTTTATCTCCTAACATAGATAATGCTGACGCTTTTTGAAACCCGATTAGACGAGGTAGAAAAAAAGTACCGCCACTATCAGGAATGAGTCCAATTAGACTGAAAGCCTGGATAAAACTCGCGTTTTCGTGCGCTACTACTATATCACAAGAAAGCGCAATGTTTGCCGCGGCACCTGCTGCAACTCCATTAACTGCTGCGAGAATGGGCTTATCAATCAATCGGATTCGTCTAATAATGGGATTATAATGTTCATCCAAAATCTTTTGAAAACCTGGATTTAGATTCGGTGTCGTCACCTCTTTTAAATCCTGACCAGCACCAAAAGCTTTTCCGCTCCCGGTGATTACAATTGCTCGTACCTCATCATCCTTTTCGCATTCATCCAACGTCTCTTGCAGAGCAAATGCCATTTCACGGTTGAAACTATTAAAGACCTCGGGACGATTTAACGTAATCGTCGCAATTTTGTTCTCTATATTAAGAAGTATGGTATTACTCATTTTAAGCATTTAAAATAATCGAATGTTTCTTGGCATGTTTCGCATTTAAACATTGCCTTGCACGCCGTAGAGCCAAATTGGCTAATCATTTGCGTATTTGTGGAACCACAATTGGTACATTTTAATATTTTCTTATTCCCGAGCAGTGCGTCTTTGTCCGCTGTAGCAGATAAAGGAGCAGCGACTCCGTATTTTTCTAGTGCCGCTCTACCTTTCGGGGTAATCCAGTCGGTTGTCCAAGCGGGCGCTAAGACCAATTCAATATGTGCGGTGTAGCCTGCTTCCTTTAGTGCGGATTTAACATCGTCCCCAATAACATCCATTGCAGGACAGCCACTATAAGTTGGGGTCAATTCAACCGTTACTATTTTTCCATCGATTTTAACAGAACGAACAATACCCAT
Encoded here:
- a CDS encoding 2-(1,2-epoxy-1,2-dihydrophenyl)acetyl-CoA isomerase; amino-acid sequence: MSNTILLNIENKIATITLNRPEVFNSFNREMAFALQETLDECEKDDEVRAIVITGSGKAFGAGQDLKEVTTPNLNPGFQKILDEHYNPIIRRIRLIDKPILAAVNGVAAGAAANIALSCDIVVAHENASFIQAFSLIGLIPDSGGTFFLPRLIGFQKASALSMLGDKINATEAERIGMIYKVLSAENYNNEVDEIANKLANLPTKALGMIKHLLNQSMTNGLVSQLDLESKFQIEAAQSEDYKEGVSAFIEKRKPNFKGK
- a CDS encoding 3-hydroxybutyryl-CoA dehydrogenase; this encodes MTENQQSTIKNQQSTIQFVGVIGAGTMGSGIAQVAATADCKVLVFDTNNAALGMSKANLEKVLLRLIEKGRIDENEKNRIQGNIEYSEHLTALKNSDLIIEAIIENLDIKQKVFSDLENIVSDKCIIASNTSSLSIASIAASLNRPARCLGIHFFNPAPLMKLVEVIPAIQTSEVVLDAVIETIKSWGKTVAVAKDTPGFIVNRVARPFYGESLRIYEEGIADIETIDMSMRDLGGFKMGPFELMDFIGNDINYTVTETVFEAFYYDPRYRPSFTQKRFAEAGYLGRKSGKGYYDYDEAGKIVVRSAMNAGPELKTEIFNRILVMLINEAADALFWNIASAEDIDNAMTKGVNYPKGLLAWANEKGIDWCVNTIDSLYETYREDRYRCSPLLRSMLNSGSRFFK
- a CDS encoding acyl-CoA thioesterase; protein product: MPLKGSLIPEKMLSQDPFSQWLGIEILECQLGRCKVGLTVRKEMLNSMNKAHGGISYSLADTAFGFCANTHGKYAVSIETSINHIEALNEGDYLEAESVIEKVNNKLGFNIVEVKRGNELVALFKGVVYRTSKDWEID
- a CDS encoding ring-1,2-phenylacetyl-CoA epoxidase subunit PaaD; the encoded protein is MNETKNIKEQEISKELIPILEQVFDPEIPVLSIMDMGIVRSVKIDGKIVTVELTPTYSGCPAMDVIGDDVKSALKEAGYTAHIELVLAPAWTTDWITPKGRAALEKYGVAAPLSATADKDALLGNKKILKCTNCGSTNTQMISQFGSTACKAMFKCETCQETFDYFKCLK
- a CDS encoding threonine dehydratase, with the protein product MTKEVMLEVHERIKPYIHNTTVLSSMLLNEMVGAEVFFKCENFQKMGAYKMRGATNAILQLSEEDREKGVVTHSSGNFAQALSLAARKIGVKAYIVMPKNAPLVKKYAVAGYGGEIIESESTAAAREAMAEKVRTEKGATFIHPSNDDEVIYGQGTAAMELLMEQADLDYIFVPVGGGGLIAGSALAVKYFSDKCEVIGTEPSNADDAYRSLKSGEIETNETAETIADGLRTNLGDRNFPIIKDEIKEIITVEEEEIIKAMKLIWERMKIIIEPSSAVPFAALMKEKQRFQNKKIGIIISGGNVDLSNLPF
- a CDS encoding four helix bundle protein; amino-acid sequence: MDSSYHFKFEDLQVYQKAIDFGEVVDGFVKKFPAYELYALSSQFRRAADSIALNIAEGNPGSDAQFVKHLNYAIYSANECVSCSTKGKRRLYITFEEDEENRKLISELTKMLSSLRKKILERKEKTNP